The following are encoded in a window of Streptomyces sp. 11x1 genomic DNA:
- a CDS encoding TetR family transcriptional regulator, protein MAPTSEILTAERILEATEEVLRRHGPAKATVVDVARALGVSHGSVYRHFRTKALLREAVTKRWLDRTTATLTALAAEDRDPEDRLRAWLAALFEAKRRKAGDDPELFATYQVLTEENGEAVGAHIADLTGQLAHIVRAGVDASTFAPTDPARTARAVFHATARFHDPSYAPTWRQPDIEAQFEAVVDLVVRGLRAR, encoded by the coding sequence ATGGCACCGACCTCCGAGATCCTGACCGCCGAGCGCATCCTCGAAGCGACCGAGGAGGTCCTGCGCCGCCACGGGCCCGCCAAGGCCACCGTGGTCGACGTGGCCCGCGCCCTCGGCGTCAGCCACGGCAGCGTCTACCGCCACTTCCGGACGAAGGCGCTGCTGCGGGAGGCGGTGACCAAGCGCTGGCTGGACCGTACGACGGCCACCCTGACCGCCCTCGCCGCCGAGGACCGCGACCCGGAGGACCGGCTGCGCGCCTGGCTGGCCGCGCTCTTCGAGGCCAAGCGCCGCAAGGCGGGCGACGACCCGGAGCTGTTCGCCACCTACCAGGTCCTGACCGAGGAGAACGGCGAGGCCGTGGGCGCCCACATCGCCGATCTGACGGGCCAGTTGGCGCACATCGTCCGCGCAGGTGTGGACGCTTCGACGTTCGCGCCCACCGACCCGGCCCGCACCGCCCGCGCCGTCTTCCACGCCACCGCCCGCTTCCACGATCCCTCCTACGCGCCCACCTGGCGTCAGCCGGACATCGAGGCCCAGTTCGAGGCGGTCGTGGACCTGGTGGTCCGGGGGCTGCGGGCCCGCTGA
- a CDS encoding VOC family protein, whose translation MASTTALNWKLVIDTRDAQPLADFWAAALGYEVEDPSTLITHLLSTGDLPEAAVAEHHGHRVFRGYAAVRHPDDPYDPFTGIGKGRRLLFQDVPEPKTVKNRLHIDVHAGPDGLEALATRLETLGATRVEEFDRGPAGHWWVMRDPEGNEFCVA comes from the coding sequence ATGGCTTCGACCACCGCACTGAACTGGAAACTGGTCATCGACACCCGAGACGCCCAGCCCCTGGCCGACTTCTGGGCCGCGGCGCTCGGATACGAGGTGGAGGACCCGAGCACCCTGATCACCCATCTCCTCTCGACGGGCGACCTCCCCGAGGCGGCGGTGGCCGAGCATCACGGCCACCGCGTCTTCCGCGGCTACGCCGCCGTGCGCCACCCCGACGACCCGTACGACCCCTTCACCGGCATCGGCAAGGGCCGCCGCCTCCTCTTCCAGGACGTCCCCGAGCCCAAGACGGTCAAGAACCGCCTCCACATCGACGTGCACGCGGGCCCCGACGGCCTGGAGGCCCTGGCCACCCGCCTGGAGACCCTGGGCGCCACCCGCGTCGAGGAGTTCGACCGGGGCCCGGCGGGCCACTGGTGGGTCATGCGCGACCCGGAGGGCAACGAGTTCTGCGTGGCGTAG
- a CDS encoding ABATE domain-containing protein: MGTTSRASVAQGVSGVSGDSAPGGIRLRSYSGHVYRFDPGALCLELLVTGGPGALTRHEVLHTPGDLLEWVEQSRLTPTPPTLHVTADDVTYARRLRDALTRTVVSHVVGGAGLPELGIAPADTADLDLVNEAAARPPLAPAIRADGTRGWAAGTATGAQLLSTVARDAVDLLTGPYAERVRMCAGDRCYLLYVDTSRPGRRRWCSMEHCGNRHKVRAHRVRQKS; the protein is encoded by the coding sequence ATGGGTACGACGTCCAGGGCATCGGTCGCGCAGGGGGTGTCGGGAGTGTCGGGAGATTCGGCACCGGGTGGCATCCGGCTCCGGTCCTACTCCGGGCACGTCTACCGGTTCGATCCGGGCGCCCTGTGCCTGGAGCTGCTCGTCACCGGCGGCCCCGGCGCCCTGACCCGCCACGAGGTGCTGCACACCCCCGGTGACCTGCTCGAATGGGTCGAACAGTCCCGGCTCACCCCCACGCCCCCCACCCTCCACGTGACGGCGGACGACGTGACGTACGCCCGGCGGCTGCGCGACGCGCTGACCCGTACGGTCGTCTCCCATGTCGTGGGCGGCGCCGGACTTCCCGAGCTGGGCATCGCCCCGGCGGACACCGCCGACCTGGACCTCGTCAACGAGGCCGCGGCCCGCCCCCCGCTGGCCCCGGCGATCCGTGCGGACGGCACCCGGGGCTGGGCAGCCGGCACGGCGACCGGCGCGCAGCTCCTGTCCACCGTCGCGCGCGACGCGGTCGACCTCCTCACCGGTCCGTACGCGGAACGGGTCCGGATGTGCGCCGGGGACCGCTGCTATCTCCTCTACGTCGACACCTCACGCCCCGGCCGCCGCCGCTGGTGCTCGATGGAGCACTGCGGCAACCGCCACAAGGTCCGCGCCCACCGCGTACGGCAGAAGTCCTAG
- a CDS encoding SRPBCC domain-containing protein, whose translation MSARSTGLTKDAGWQVGVSRTLPQSPATVWEFISGPRGLELWLGAGARLTPERGAGYETDAGATGEVRGYRPGDRIRVTYGDTTVQVAVSAAGGGRSVLVFHQERLAGPEERERQRAHWQHVMDRVAEALDQLA comes from the coding sequence ATGTCCGCTCGATCCACCGGACTCACCAAGGACGCCGGTTGGCAGGTCGGTGTCTCCCGCACCCTGCCCCAATCGCCCGCCACCGTATGGGAGTTCATCAGCGGGCCGCGCGGGCTGGAGCTGTGGCTCGGGGCCGGGGCGCGGCTCACTCCCGAGCGCGGCGCCGGGTACGAGACCGACGCGGGCGCCACGGGTGAGGTGCGTGGCTACCGCCCCGGTGACCGTATCCGCGTCACCTACGGCGACACGACCGTCCAGGTCGCCGTCTCGGCGGCCGGTGGCGGCAGATCGGTGCTCGTCTTCCACCAGGAGCGCTTGGCGGGCCCGGAGGAGCGGGAACGCCAACGGGCCCACTGGCAGCACGTGATGGACCGGGTCGCCGAGGCACTCGACCAACTGGCGTGA